AAAGTGTCCTTAAATAAAACTAAGGTTGTGTCTCTCTAAGCCACAATATAGCTCATCCTGGCCCCTGCCTTTAAGAAAATATTGTGTTTCCTGTCCTTTTTAatctaaaattattaatttgAGATGTTTCAATTCCTTTGAGGCTACATTTCTTCATTAATTGATAACTTCTCCCCAAATCATTTTGTCTGTAgagtattgaaaaaaaaaaaaaagaaaactgatttGACATGATGGTGGTTGGTTTGTAACCAAGAAGTAGGAGCAAATCACCCTTTTGAGTGTTAAATATGATCCTCTGTAGAAAATACCTTTAGTCACAAAGAATATAATAGGAAGGAATGAGCtacatttcattttaatttgtttctgtGGTTATAAACTGTGAAGTAACAGCTGCTGTCTTCTTACAGAGTGTTTTACTGGTTCCCAGTCATAATGCTGTCAACAGCATGGAAAGACCATAAGCTTAACATCAATGGTGCACTGAACTCAGAAGAGGAAATAGCAAAGCAGCACCATATTATGTTCTGTTGCCCTTCATTTTAGCACCACCGACTTTGAGTTAGTGTGTTGGCATGGGGGTTATtacttagaagaaaaaggaattgtTGGGATAGACTTTTGTCATCTATTTCCAGTCTTCCCTGTGCAAATGTGCAGTAGGTTTTCATGGTTTTGACTTGAAAACATGAGAGCAGTCCCTTTTCTTTTAGCCTTCAGGAAGATTTGGTTCTGCCTTGGCAGTCCTGGACTTCAATGAGGATGGAGTGCCAGATCTGGCAGTTGGAGCACCTTCTGTGGGATCTCAGTTTCTTACTTACAAAGTAAGCTACAAATGTGGgtttgttagggtttttttttttaactctccaAACTGAATGTTATTATtgatacatatttttttaaacattgaaATGAAAGAGAGAATTTCTGTTGTTGCTCAAGGTGACTTTGTAATTTAAAGAGAAGGTTATAAGCTTTGTGGGTACTTTGACTGGAGCAGTAGCAATGACAGCAacctgtatttctctttcagtggCCTTTTTGCACATTAGAAATCCAAACCAGATTGCAACTTTGCAGCACTGACATGCTGGAAATGTAAGGGGCCATTCATGAAATACAAATGTACCCTTTATATTTAGGAACAGAGAGTCTGGAATGGACCTCATGGGTCAATGAGTTTTGTCATATGCTGTCACAGGGCAACAAATGGTATCTAAAATGTGATACGAACACAGACACACTTGCTAAAATAACCAAGTTACAGAGGCTTAATGACTTGCAGCTTACCAGATAAGCCCATATAATGGTTCCTGAGTATTTTCAGGCCATGCAAGCTGAGAGGTaaaatgttttgatttaaacGATATCCATTAAGCTTAAAACTCTTCAGAATTTTACATACTAATTTAGCTGCCTGAATAAGAATTTAAGTGTTTTTATTTAGACTCAGCACTTGGAAAATTGTGTGCATCTGTTGTGCCTGGCACTGTTTACCattgcattaaaaaattaataaaatttgaGCCATCTGAACATGTGTATTATGAGTATAAATATACACTATACTGCCCTTGCTCCTTACACACAGTATGATGAAAATGTACTTCTCTAGTTTGTTGCTTGGTTACAGCAGTACCCATTACCCATGGATATTCTtaggtttggggtgggaaagaaaataatatggGAAGGCtctgagaggaaaaataaagttgTATGAATAGCCCTTGCAGAACTGTTCCACTCCTTGTGACTGGCCTTGGATTTAATACTTGGTACTGACATGCCGGTGGTCTCatggctcatttgccttttatGCCATTTAGGGTGCTGTATATGTCTACTTTGGAACTGAGGGAAGAGGCTTGGCACCTGAGCCAAATGTTACCATAACTTGTCAGGTATATTGATAATGTAATATCCTGTTTATACTATCCTGTTAGATAGGCTGACACATGGGCTACACAAGCAGGAGGTGAGATAAAGGGGAAAAGAGCTTATGggcttaataaaaaaaatgttaaaatcaaaCTTATCATTTCAAGGAAATTTAGACTGAGGGGGATGGAGTAAGCAGGTGCTTGCTTAGATTGGTTGTATGTGTGAAAAACATTTATACCCCAGTgcaggggaggcagcagggTGAATAGCAAGGTGCATAGCCCTCATAACcaaaaaaagccaccaaaaaaccctgacccaaaccaaacaaaaaaccaaagaaaacaaaattgaagCCAGGGAGTGGGAGGGTAATTTGGTCAGAAGCAAAGTTAGCTCTTTAGAATTAAGTTGCTCTATTTTGCTACAGAATTGATGGTTTAAGTTTTATTTCAGGCTTAAACTAACTGTTTATTGCAGTATTCCTACTGTAATCTTGGTTGGTCCCTCCTGGCAGCTGATGTTGATGGGAATGGAAAAGCTGATCTGGTTGTGGGCTCTCCATATGCACCAGGTGGTGGGAAGCAGAGAGGATTTGTGGTTGCATTTTACTCTCATTTCAACAGGAGTGACCAAGGTAATATTTATTGAGTAAATTAACCCTCCCATATTTTATGTGACTGTTCATTTGTTCCTAATTAATCACGGGATAATTCAGCTTGGACTGATCTCAGAGGCTGTCCATCCTGCTCAGTAAGGGATAGCTGTGAAGCCTGACCAAAttgctcagggctgtgtccagttgcatcTTAAAACCTCTAATGATAGAAATTGCACAGCCACTCTGGGCAGCTGTTCTACTTCTTGGCAGTCCtcatagggaaaaaaatctcttgttACAGCCAGTGTGAACCTTTCTTGTTTCACTTCATGCTCATTGTCTATTGTCTCCCCACCATGCATAGTGACCTCATAGGCATGGAAATCATGGAACACCTCTACTAAATTTGCTCCAGTTTATCAACATCTTTCCTGTTACTGAACAATGTATTATAGGTGTGATTTAGGGAACAATCACTTCTCTCAATCTCTTTGCCATGCTCTTGCTTATATAGTCTAAGGCACTGTTGGCTGTCTGCTGTCAGAGCCTTACACTCAGCTCTCTGCCCACCAGGATCTCCAGGGCCTTTTCCACATGGCAACTCCCCAGCCAGTCTGTCCCTAGCTGTATCACTGCAAGGGCATCTCCTTTCCCAGGGTTAGGCTTTGCATTCATCCTCACTGAATTTTGTGAGGTTCCTGTCAGCCTGTTAGTCCAGCCTGCCTGGGTGCCTCTGAATAGGACCACTCCCCTGCAATCTCCTGTAGTCTGCCAACTTCACAAAAGGGCATCTTGTTGCCTTGTCTAAATCATTTATAATAAAGTGTCCAACAGGATGAGTCAAAAGATTGATCCCTGAAGGCACTCCACTTGTTGCAGGCATTCGGAGAACAACACATTGTTCTCTGCTCCTGTCAGGGTGATCATCTCAACCAGGTTTTTCCCATCTGGTTTTCTGTCCATCCAGACTGCAGTGTCCCAGCTGGGATGCAAGAACATTGTGGGAAACTGTGTTGAAAACCTTTGCTAAAGCAATGGATTCAACTATGTATTGTGAGTCCAGGGTAGGCTCACTGCTCTTTCTTGGAAAATTGCAAATGAACCTCAACAAATGAATCTTTATCATTCTGTACATTCCTTCATGTGGCTAAAGAGGAATGCTACAAGTGAATATAGTTAATGAGTACAGGTGATGAGGTTTCTAGTGAATGAGGGAGGAAATGTCATATATGGAGCTAAATAATAAAGCCTGGGCAGCTTAGTCAGAATCATGTAATTGAGATTTACAATAATGCTTAATTGTTGCAGCTTATTCTAATCCATGTAAAATTAGAAACCACAAGAACATGGGTTTCAAAACACTGCTAACTGACATTTTTGTAAAACCAAGGCACAGAATGGGTTATTTAAATTATAGCCAGAATGATTTGAAGCTCTCCCACCCAGCACCCTTGAAGAGTTACAAATTCTGATAAACAGTAAGTAGTTTAGGGCAGGCTTGAGTGGTAGCTTTCACGTACTTCATGTAGGCTGTTGGAAGGATTGAGAAACAGGCTGTTTCAAATAAAAGCTTTcaccagccagcacagctgcagggtGAGTAAGCAAAGTCAACAATTACTGGTGCCATGTCATGGGCAGTGTAACTTTGCATAGAGAAACTTGTTGTCATAGGGTCAATCAGTGGATGATTGCAAATGGGTTTTTCAATGCCAGGGCACATGAAGatttaactcttttttttcctggtctcTCAGGACTCCTGTCAGTACAGGATGCCAACTGGATGGTAGAGGGGGAAGAAAACTATGCTTGGTTTGGATTTTCACTTGCCAGCTGCCAGCTGGAGAACGTAACATTATTGCTGATTGGTAGCCCTACATGGAAGACTTGTTCTGGGTAAGTTGTATTAACAGCTTCTGTCTCCTCCACTCTGCTCTACTTCTGCAAGGTTTACAATTTGAAATAGATTAGACTTCCAGCTTTTTAGGaagtttcctttttattctgtttagaatattttcattaaatttgtatttttatgcCTTCACCCTTCCCTATGAAGACAAGGGGTTTTAGACCATCTCTAGGGCAGGTCTCTGTTATTTAGAGACACTTAAGAATTTCTTGGGTTTTcttggggaggaaggggggTCACAAAAATGCTGATGGGTAAGCATGCCTTAAATAATTGTATGGATGGCTCTTTTACTTTGAGAGagcattttttaaagcaaattaaacACGAAGATGTCTTGGATGATAAAAAAGTGGATAGACAGACCAAGTGTGTGCTCTAGATATTGTGTAATTAGTTAGAACAAGTATGGGAATTACTAAAATAGATTTCTAGAACTTGTCAGGCACTATTATTGCAAAGTAAAAGGGGAAAACATGTACAATAATATGTTGTTACATACAAATTTATTTTGCATTGTAATTGCATTGTCAAGCTGCAATACCCTCTTGTCGGATGTCAGACAGAGTGTTGGGAAAGTGTACGGGTATAACCCACCAAGTACAGAGCGCTGGTTTGAGATAACTGGAGACAAGGTAGGGCTCCTTCTTTAGTATGGGACCTTGTGAATAATTTGAAGTAAAGTGACATTCTGTAGAAATTACATAGGTGTTTTAAAAATCTGACAGGAGATGGGCAGAATGGGTTTGTCTCTGGCCAGTGGTGTGATGTCTGTGGCTGGGAACACAAGAAAAGTTTTGGTGGTGGGTGCACCTACTGCAGGTATGTCCTGAAAATTGGAGACCATTTCTGCGTAAGGATGTTTGTTTCTGTATGACTCAAGGAGAGATACAATGTTTAAGTTAGAAAAAAGACCTTTGAGTTgccatgaaattaaaaaaaaaacattagaaATCACTGTAATCACCTGTATGTGCCTTACATGTAGAGTCCTCTCTACTGTGCCTCAACTTCAGTGggtctttttccttccttaaaaTGGGCTTAACAACATTACTGCTTTGTATTATTTATGTAACAGTGATTTGCTAGCAGACTGCATATTTCTTGGAAATGAAACCAAACAGTATTTTGTCCTCACTCTGGCAGTAGACAGTAAGGAACTGAGGAAGTCAAAATGCAGAAGTCTAAGTTGAATGCATTTCTCCCCTGGTTCTGTGactaaaagattttttttcctatgctaATTAGTGTTAAACCCATATAATGTTTGATCTTATTGGATACATTATACTATCCATTTTATGTAATGCCAGTATTACCTATAATTGTAAGTACTAAACCTGAGTTCCTGTGTCTGATGCTCAAcatttgttatttctttttttttcttccagacagCCTGTCTAGGATTTTATTTATGTCCTCAGTGCTGCATCAAGCTGGACTGGCTCTGGTATATGACCTGTCAAACAGCACCAAGCCTTCTTTGCTCAGCACATTCAGTGGGGACAGGAGGTTCTCTCGTTTTGGAGGAGACATTTACTTAAGTGATCTGGATAATGATGGGCTAGGTAAAGCTTGAATCTAGACCAGCAGTGAAGGGTTTAACTTTTGGCAACAGGAAAATTGGTCACCTACATACTCATACAAGTGCTAAGCACAGTCTGCTTTCCCAATTGAATTGTACCAGTATTCCACTGTGCCTTACAGGGAGGCCTCTGTAAAATCCCAAGCAACTCAGTCAGAAATTGAAACATTTTAGCTGCCATCATTAATAGGAATTGTGGCATCTAGAGGCATGTAAACGCCAGATTTCCCATGTTTTGGTTTAGCATTAGTTCACTTCTGCTGTGTTATGTCCTCTTTGTAATATGTGCAGATGAAATGATTGTGGCATCCCCACTGCGAACTAATGGTGTCACCTCAATCCTGGCTGGTGCGGCAGCCGGCCGCGTTTATATTTACAACGGCAGACAGGCATCCTCGGGGAATGTGACAGGCCACTGCACATCATGGACATCTCCCTGTCCTGAGGACTGGGTAAGAATATAGGAAAGTGAATTCTGGACATGAGTTTAGAATTATAACTAATTAATTACATCCAGTACAAATACCAAGTGTGTTCTGCCTTGGTTCCAGAAAACAGAAGGTTTTCTCAGGTTTCTGAATCTCTGCAATTTGGCTCCTCCTGTTTGTTATTAAATTACTTTGCTGTTTAGAGCCAGGGTTAACATACTGGTCTTCTACTCTCCTCCACTgactttttatttcctcttttttttcttcttcaggcaCAATATGTTCTGATTTCTCCTGAGGTAAGTAACCAGAAAACAAACTACGGAGAGAAACTAAGAAGTcctacttaaaaaaaacacGTAGCAGTATTATAACCAGCAATGTTATTTTATAGGAACTATCAAGATTTGGGAGTTCTGTTACCACTGTGAAATCTGAAAGAAAGGTGAGAAAAATTACTGTTGTTGGCTGTTTCATAACATCCTTCTACCTCACTTGAATATACTAGCTAACACCTCACATTTATCTTACACATTTTCAAAAGTCTTAAGTTCTTTACATAGTTAATTAAGTCACTCTCTGAACTGGTAATTAAACCCATTTTATAAGTTGATGAGCTATGGAGTAGCCAACATTTTGGCACCTGAATTGAAAGGTTTGAATCACTTTAAACCAACCTGAATTCTAAACTGCTTAGGAGTTTGTTGAAAGGTTCCATGGGAAATGCAGCATAGGTGCCTCCTGCCTTTACTGTTCATGCCTGCCTGTATGCAAAGCGGATGCTCAGCTGTGGAGCAAACCGAGCACCCAAAAGCATTACTCTCATTTAGTCTTTACAGGTTTGCTGTCCTGGCTATCACTTGCAGTGAACACTGTTCATGTCACGTGTTTGTAAGCATAGAGAGATCCAATTCTTACCTGACTGATTTAGGATGTGTTTGCGTACCTGTTTCTctttgtttccctcacatgccCAGTTTTTTTACCAAATGCCAGTTGCTACATTTCTATGATGCACTGAGGAACCTTTATTTCAGCTGGAAAATTACTTAGTGCTTGTTCAGCTGAGTTCCAATGTTCTGCTCACTCTGACATCACCTCCATGAGGACTAGGGCTCTCTGTGTGAGTACAGAGGAAGCCTCAGTACTAGGCTGAGGAGGTCTTCAACAAATGGCATTTGACTTCTTGTGTTAAAATATACAAGCACCTGGAACTTCTTCTCAGCTAGGTTAGGGTGCATAATCCAACACCTGAAACAGAGGCACTGCTGAGTCCAAGCAAGGCTATTCTCCAAGCATTTGTGTTCTGTTGCTATGGCACCACTCTAGTCCACACTCCAGCTTCATCTGTCTTGATACTAGCTCTGAGAAGCAGTTTATATGGGCAAGAGATTTATTTCATTTGTTCCAGCTTGCTCCAGTTCCCCAAATGAAATAGTCTGGCAAACAGACTTTAACTGCTACTCTGATGAGGTGGGCTGCTGTCTCATTTCCCATCACATCTCTATATGACACTAAGGAGATGGTCAAAATCCATGGGGGAAGCTTAAGGCAGCCATGCACCTGCAGTTACATTTTGCTACCTTTGCTCTTATCCCTGCAGAAAGAAGTTGTAGTGGCAGCAGAGAGAAGTTCTGCGAAAGCTCGACTTAGTGGAAGGCTTTTTGTCTACTCACTCTAAAAGTGCACAGTAGCCTGGAAGACCAGGGCACACGTGATCTTCTAGTGAAGAATCTCTGTAGTATTTGTGCTACTTTCCTGAACTCACGCAAACCAACAGACCCCGTCAGCAAACTTTTGCTGAATTCTGTGGTGGGCAGCAGCACCGCTTATCTAGAACAAGCAGGCTGGTCTCAAAACCTTTTAGAGGTTGAAATGAGCAGGCAGCTGGATTTCTGGTAGTAGTATTTGGCCGTATAAGGAATGTCCAGTGGCCACCTTCTTTGCTGGCCAGATCTGAGTATCTTCTTGACAAAACTGGGAAACTGCAGCACATCATTTACAATGCCTTACATACTGTGATAAGGATAAGGATTCTAAGTTATGGGAAGTTACTGAAAAAGTAATAAGCATGGAGCAGCTTTAAGACTGACAGAAAGGTGGGTGCTGGTTCAACAAGACTGCCTCTCTCTCCCTGAAGTCTTAAGGCCTGCATTGAGGTTATAGTGCAGCTTGGATCtcccagggaaaaaagaacaagcaaGACTAATGAAGTTTTAGGAAATGCTTTTGCAATTGTGGCTGATTACTCTGACATCCTTTCTGCTTTAATGTAAAATTCCATGACCATGGTAACATAGAATTGTTAATGGCTTTTATTGTTAACAGTATTGTCTTTAACTAATTAATACTAATTTTGTATGATGCAGATTTAACAGTGTGCATCAATTATCTATTAAACAACTTGAGCAGCAGAATGGGTTGATCCTATTATTACCAACACTACTCTGTAGACACATATGTGtatgtgttttctctctcttgccTCCTTCACAAAGGCaaagcattatttttattttaaataaaatagcaCAGAATTCTAGAGGTCATACTCCAAAATCAAACACTTACCTTCCTAGGAATTCTCTTTAAAGGATGTTGCTTTAGGCAAATCAAAAAAGGCAAGGTGAACATTAGCTTGATGTACAATGCGTTCTGGGATCTACTTTGGGGACTTGCCCAAACAGcaacactttaaaaaagaagttaaatctGAACTTCATGGCAGAAGAACTGGATAGAACTGGGACTGCAGTGCTTACCTTACACATCTGTTAACTGTGGTACAAGGCAAAACAAGCAGTGCACCTTTAAGGGCAGAATAaaggttttcttttcaaatcaaAATTGACAAAACCAGTATGTTTTGTAGCAATTCCATTCTCAACACACACTCCCCActggcttttgttttttctatgTATGATATCCACATAATTTTATTGCACTTGACTGCGTTTTGATTACCTGAATTGTAAGAAAACCCTTAAACATTTGTGTATGTCtgtaaagagaaaaagcagtcttGTAGAAGACATGTCTTTCTCTCCGTGTTTTTATTGTGCTTTAAGTCAGTTATGTACAGGTAAAGAGTCAAAAGGAGTCCGCAGAAGCCTCCCTGCACAAAAGCTTATTAGAAAGCTTCCCAAAGAGCTGCACCAACACATACCAGTTCTGGCCTAAACGAAAACATCAGCATCCATATCCCTTCACACACTGAGATTCCTGGGGTTTATCAGCTGAGGTATGTGAGCCATTGTTTTCTTCCACTGGATTGCTCAGTTTGGAGGGTTTTTACTACTTTACCTGCTAAGCTAAAAGGCTGCCAAAAAAATCAACTAAAGACCTCAAAAGCATTACAAGCCCCATTATCTTTCTCACCTTTTCATGCCACTAGTACCTGTACTTAAAGTCACATACAGAAGAACTGCTGGAAAATAACTATGTACAACTGACTTGAACCAAACCAGGATCACAGGCCTGCACAACTTTAATTTATGAACCTTTTTATTTCCATCTTTGACTCATTAGTCCTGAGAAGAATGTTGACAGCTACAGCTACTGTCTTTTCAACCCCTACCAGTACAATTATTTATGTGGTGGCACCTAAGGAGCTGCTCACTGtgttagattaaaaaaatcccaaagaagaAATGGACAGTGTGTAACCTGATACAGACATATTTCATGTTCCCTCTACAACCTGAGAGAAACCAGTGGAGAACTACACCCTTAAAGAGAAGTCcgaagaaaaaatagaaatagttGGCATAAGGCTTTTACTCCTTCCTTCAGTCTATCACAGGACATCAGCCTTCCACACCCTTAACTAACCTGGCTACTTACTGTAGTGCAGGCTAGTCCATGCTTTGTCttggagagaagagagaaagcagAGCCCAGCTTAAGAAAAACCAACAACCCATCTCTTGATTTTTACCAGAATTTGAATAATGACAACACAAGTTGTTGATCTGCAGCTGTACCAATGTGTGTTGAA
This genomic interval from Aphelocoma coerulescens isolate FSJ_1873_10779 chromosome 2, UR_Acoe_1.0, whole genome shotgun sequence contains the following:
- the GPLD1 gene encoding phosphatidylinositol-glycan-specific phospholipase D isoform X5, which produces MFHDVSEDTHWSPFLKASIDYIRRNYPQPWEEATEKLVAFLFGIASHMVADVSWHSLGIDQGFLKAMGEIDFHGSYSEAHSVGDFGGDVVSQFELDFSYLASSWYVPVKDLAAIYKEFYGKEIITESTIAECTYLLFFELHGERLLVGKLFPTFASKSTFLVEKFHEYFLGGVDDMAFWTNNIFELTSHMLENGASSCYLPENPLFINCTKEHKDNHVRNKQSKHEHHKNTTSLLTETLEKNINYTERGVQFNIQPWATKSLRLINHAFKTNVWRALGATHQKSSKHISKPAASYFLTSPYARLGWALISADLNQDGYEDLVAGAPGYSIMGHVQIGRVYVVYSNQSGLPPEDMDLDGKADQVLQGHQPSGRFGSALAVLDFNEDGVPDLAVGAPSVGSQFLTYKGAVYVYFGTEGRGLAPEPNVTITCQYSYCNLGWSLLAADVDGNGKADLVVGSPYAPGGGKQRGFVVAFYSHFNRSDQGLLSVQDANWMVEGEENYAWFGFSLASCQLENVTLLLIGSPTWKTCSGCNTLLSDVRQSVGKVYGYNPPSTERWFEITGDKEMGRMGLSLASGVMSVAGNTRKVLVVGAPTADSLSRILFMSSVLHQAGLALVYDLSNSTKPSLLSTFSGDRRFSRFGGDIYLSDLDNDGLDEMIVASPLRTNGVTSILAGAAAGRVYIYNGRQASSGNVTGHCTSWTSPCPEDWAQYVLISPEELSRFGSSVTTVKSERKKEVVVAAERSSAKARLSGRLFVYSL